The following coding sequences lie in one Pungitius pungitius chromosome 18, fPunPun2.1, whole genome shotgun sequence genomic window:
- the macir gene encoding macrophage immunometabolism regulator isoform X1: MSQQPSFPVCCSRVDGFKDATVDIRSGTVSTPVCWSDVQDMSVRMEMDINGVSRAHVSIIPASEIKATLKPEADRPRCASTPCSPIRGTVSGYQILHMDSNYLVSFTTGEDLLKLAHKWSEGTPEKGTVSEAMTSSVESAVPKSVDLGIHRPSRICKGKSRHYQPYDIPAANGRRRRRMPSSSDTFLRSLTHGEPGRGLNAPLPLCLLKGKRAQSKSLDYLNLDKISIKESSDTEVLQYQLQHLTLRGERMFTRNKT, from the exons ATGTCGCAACAGCCATCTTTCCCTGTGTGCTGTTCTCGTGTCGATGGATTTAAAGACGCTACCGTCGATATTAGAAGCGGCACCGTGTCTACTCCGGTTTGTTGGAGTGATGT TCAGGACATGTCTGTGAGGATGGAAATGGATATCAATGGAGTGTCAAGAGCACATGTCTCCATCATTCCTGCATCGGAAATCAAAGCGACATTGAAACCGGAAGCAGATAGACCTCGCTGTGCCAGCACCCCGTGTTCACCCATCAGAGGTACTGTTTCAGGATACCAGATCCTCCACATGGACTCAAACTATCTGGTAAGCTTCACCACTGGTGAAGATCTCCTCAAGCTTGCTCACAAGTGGTCAGAAGGAACACCAGAGAAGGGTACCGTATCAGAGGCCATGACCAGCTCTGTTGAGAGTGCCGTGCCAAAGTCGGTGGACTTGGGCATCCACCGGCCTTCACGAATCTGCAAAGGTAAAAGTCGACACTACCAACCCTACGACATTCCTGCTGCCAATGGCCGGAGACGGAGGCGCATGCCCAGCTCGAGTGACACCTTCCTCAGGTCCTTGACCCACGGAGAGCCTGGAAGGGGTCTGAATGCTCCACTACCGCTCTGTCTGCTTAAAGGAAAGAGGGCCCAGTCAAAGTCTCTCGACTACCTTAATCTGGACAAAATAAGTATCAAAGAATCATCAGACACTGAGGTCTTACAGTACCAACTGCAGCACCTTACCCTGCGAGGGGAGCGCATGTTTACCAGAAACAAGACATGA
- the macir gene encoding macrophage immunometabolism regulator isoform X2: protein MSVRMEMDINGVSRAHVSIIPASEIKATLKPEADRPRCASTPCSPIRGTVSGYQILHMDSNYLVSFTTGEDLLKLAHKWSEGTPEKGTVSEAMTSSVESAVPKSVDLGIHRPSRICKGKSRHYQPYDIPAANGRRRRRMPSSSDTFLRSLTHGEPGRGLNAPLPLCLLKGKRAQSKSLDYLNLDKISIKESSDTEVLQYQLQHLTLRGERMFTRNKT from the coding sequence ATGTCTGTGAGGATGGAAATGGATATCAATGGAGTGTCAAGAGCACATGTCTCCATCATTCCTGCATCGGAAATCAAAGCGACATTGAAACCGGAAGCAGATAGACCTCGCTGTGCCAGCACCCCGTGTTCACCCATCAGAGGTACTGTTTCAGGATACCAGATCCTCCACATGGACTCAAACTATCTGGTAAGCTTCACCACTGGTGAAGATCTCCTCAAGCTTGCTCACAAGTGGTCAGAAGGAACACCAGAGAAGGGTACCGTATCAGAGGCCATGACCAGCTCTGTTGAGAGTGCCGTGCCAAAGTCGGTGGACTTGGGCATCCACCGGCCTTCACGAATCTGCAAAGGTAAAAGTCGACACTACCAACCCTACGACATTCCTGCTGCCAATGGCCGGAGACGGAGGCGCATGCCCAGCTCGAGTGACACCTTCCTCAGGTCCTTGACCCACGGAGAGCCTGGAAGGGGTCTGAATGCTCCACTACCGCTCTGTCTGCTTAAAGGAAAGAGGGCCCAGTCAAAGTCTCTCGACTACCTTAATCTGGACAAAATAAGTATCAAAGAATCATCAGACACTGAGGTCTTACAGTACCAACTGCAGCACCTTACCCTGCGAGGGGAGCGCATGTTTACCAGAAACAAGACATGA